In Myxocyprinus asiaticus isolate MX2 ecotype Aquarium Trade chromosome 32, UBuf_Myxa_2, whole genome shotgun sequence, one genomic interval encodes:
- the LOC127423258 gene encoding 5-hydroxytryptamine receptor 7, translating to MISALTKDRVQELMTSLTSQVMDVRLRNQMHDTTTTLPTASFTDNETRCGEQILSYGHVEKVLIGGVLLLLTFLTICGNLLVVISVCFVKKLKQPSNFLIVSLAVADLSVAVVVMPFVSITDLIGGQWIFGRVFCNVFIAMDVMCCTASIMTLCVISIDRYLGITKPLTYPVRQSGKCMAKIVLSVWLLSASITLPPLFGWAQNVNDDKVCLISQDLGYTIYSTAVAFYIPMSVMLIMYYRIYRVAKVSVAKHTIAGFPKAEDEDSVNCVTAVLKLQREMEECVSFSRLLKNDRKNISIFKREQKAAATLGIVVGAFAVCWLPFFVLSTARPFICGVRCSCVPLWVERTLLWLGYANSLINPFIYAFFNRDLRTTYHNLIRCRYRNINRKLSAASMQEALKLAERPDLVL from the exons ATGATCTCGGCGTTGACGAAGGATCGCGTGCAAGAACTCATGACTAGTTTGACATCTCAAGTGATGGACGTACGCTTGCGTAATCAGATGCACGACACTACTACAACTTTGCCGACGGCGAGTTTTACGGATAATGAGACCAGATGCGGAGAGCAGATTTTGAGTTACGGACATGTTGAGAAAGTGCTCATCGGAGGGGTTCTTCTCTTGCTCACCTTTCTAACAATTTGCGGGAATTTGTTAGTGGTCATATCGGTGTGTTTTGTCAAGAAACTCAAGCAACCTTCAAATTTTTTAATCGTATCCCTGGCTGTTGCAGACCTCTCGGTGGCAGTGGTCGTAATGCcctttgtcagcatcactgaTCTCATTGGAGGACAGTGGATCTTTGGTCGTGTTTTCTGCAACGTTTTCATCGCTATGGACGTGATGTGTTGTACCGCTTCAATAATGACACTTTGTGTCATAAGTATAGATAG GTACCTGGGCATCACTAAGCCACTGACGTATCCTGTGAGACAGAGTGGAAAGTGCATGGCCAAAATAGTGCTGTCTGTTTGGCTTCTCTCTGCCTCCATCACCCTACCCCCACTATTCGGATGGGCTCAGAATGTCAACGATGATAAGGTGTGTCTGATCAGCCAGGACCTGGGTTACACTATATACTCCACTGCCGTGGCCTTCTACATTCCCATGTCTGTGATGCTCATTATGTACTACCGGATATACAGGGTGGCAAAGGTGAGTGTCGCCAAACACACTATTGCTGGATTTCCCAAAGCCGAAGATGAGGACAGTGTGAACTGTGTGACTGCTGTCCTAAAGCTGCAGAGAGAGATGGAGGAGTGTGTGAGCTTTTCTCGCCTCCTcaaaaatgaccgtaaaaataTTTCCATCTTCAAGAGGGAGCAGAAGGCAGCGGCCACCCTTGGGATCGTCGTGGGGGCTTTTGCTGTGTGCTGGCTGCCCTTCTTTGTGCTCTCCACTGCGCGTCCGTTCATCTGTGGGGTGAGGTGCAGCTGTGTGCCTTTGTGGGTGGAGAGGACCCTGCTGTGGCTGGGCTATGCCAACTCGCTCATCAACCCCTTCATATATGCGTTCTTCAACCGGGACCTCAGGACCACCTACCACAACCTCATCCGCTGCCGTTATCGGAACATCAACCGCAAGCTCTCGGCGGCCAGCATGCAGGAGGCTTTGAAGCTAGCTGAAAGACCTGACCTAGTGCTGTAG